A region of Chloracidobacterium sp. DNA encodes the following proteins:
- the recG gene encoding ATP-dependent DNA helicase RecG — MTKTALSISTPLVEIPGSLIANLSPAMTRKLAIAVAGFAGKTDPVKVTVEDLLNYFPARYEDRSNFVQISELSGDVEAAVEIFVKTSGFLRVGKNRGPRQPPLYIFEITGADEQRLQKPVIVKWFVSGKQAERIVNYYHDRFTRGTRFVAHGKWDWDDRRNTFSLMVNKPEELEILQSEPPAVAGGLTEPILIIEGGGVSDTDELLEDDGDPALATIHTGKVPIYRKLGPFQTKRLREVIHSVLQHLDRVSVAENLPAELLERQDLITRAQALAEIHFPPVDSSPADYEMFRSAAHTRLIFDEFFWLSFTMQLLRGERQKEPKGTVIEISDVTKQRLKEILPFSLTNAQKKVIGEIFSDLKSDAPMNRLIQGDVGSGKTIVAFLAIFAAMENGYQAALMAPTEILAEQHFRNAKTIFEGSGYRAELLTGSTKAAPKRKVYEALAAGEINLVIGTHAIIQDNVKFDRLGLVVIDEQHRFGVLQRAQLRALGFNPDVLVMTATPIPRSLAMTVYGDLDVSIIDELPPGRTPIKTVVLGEDQRHGVYKGIDREVRLGRQVYVVYPLIEESEKMDLKAATIMYEDLRTSIFPQYTVGLLHGKMKPAEKEEIMNDFVAGKLDILVSTTVIEVGVDVPNASLMVIEHAERFGLSQLHQLRGRVGRGAEQSFCVLLTDFKKTAVAKERLGIMEATSDGFKIAEKDLEIRGQGEILGTRQSGIQNFRLGNIVRDLDILVAARKEAEHYLTERRLSPETSKMAKIARSDRKMRLGGIG; from the coding sequence ATGACGAAAACGGCATTATCTATATCAACGCCACTTGTCGAGATTCCCGGCTCGCTTATAGCAAATCTTTCTCCTGCAATGACCCGAAAATTGGCGATAGCGGTCGCGGGTTTTGCAGGCAAGACCGATCCTGTCAAAGTCACCGTTGAAGACTTGCTCAATTACTTTCCTGCCCGGTACGAAGACCGTTCAAATTTCGTCCAGATCAGCGAACTTTCCGGCGACGTCGAAGCCGCGGTTGAGATATTCGTCAAGACTTCCGGCTTTCTTCGGGTAGGAAAGAATCGCGGGCCGCGTCAGCCGCCGCTTTATATTTTTGAGATCACAGGAGCGGACGAGCAGCGACTGCAAAAGCCGGTCATCGTTAAATGGTTTGTCTCAGGAAAACAAGCTGAACGTATCGTCAACTATTACCACGACCGGTTTACACGCGGAACGCGCTTTGTTGCGCACGGCAAATGGGATTGGGACGATCGCCGTAACACGTTTTCGTTGATGGTAAACAAACCGGAGGAATTGGAGATACTGCAGTCGGAACCACCTGCGGTAGCGGGTGGTTTAACAGAGCCTATACTCATAATAGAAGGCGGAGGGGTTTCTGACACGGATGAGTTGTTGGAAGACGATGGTGATCCGGCACTTGCTACGATCCATACCGGCAAGGTTCCGATCTATCGCAAACTCGGGCCGTTCCAGACAAAACGCCTCCGTGAGGTTATTCACAGTGTCTTACAACATCTTGACCGCGTATCGGTAGCCGAGAATTTGCCCGCTGAACTTCTCGAACGTCAAGATCTAATAACTCGCGCGCAGGCTTTGGCAGAAATTCATTTTCCGCCCGTGGACTCTTCGCCGGCGGATTATGAAATGTTTCGCAGTGCCGCTCACACAAGGCTAATCTTCGACGAATTTTTCTGGCTGTCGTTCACGATGCAATTGCTTCGTGGCGAACGACAAAAGGAACCAAAAGGCACCGTCATTGAAATATCAGATGTCACCAAACAAAGGCTTAAGGAGATATTACCGTTCTCCCTTACCAATGCTCAGAAAAAAGTGATCGGCGAGATATTCAGCGATCTAAAATCTGACGCACCGATGAACCGGCTTATTCAAGGTGATGTCGGAAGCGGGAAAACCATCGTCGCCTTTCTCGCAATATTCGCAGCGATGGAAAACGGATATCAAGCGGCCTTAATGGCACCGACCGAAATTCTCGCCGAACAGCATTTTCGAAATGCTAAAACGATATTTGAAGGCTCCGGTTACCGCGCAGAGTTGCTTACCGGCAGCACAAAAGCTGCCCCTAAGCGTAAAGTCTATGAGGCACTAGCAGCAGGTGAAATCAATCTCGTGATCGGCACGCACGCGATCATTCAGGACAACGTAAAATTCGACAGGCTTGGACTCGTTGTGATCGATGAGCAGCATCGCTTTGGAGTGCTTCAACGGGCGCAGTTGCGGGCTTTGGGATTCAATCCGGACGTGCTTGTGATGACTGCTACTCCGATACCGCGTTCGCTGGCGATGACGGTTTACGGCGATCTTGATGTTTCGATCATAGACGAGCTGCCGCCGGGACGCACGCCGATAAAAACTGTCGTTCTTGGTGAGGACCAACGTCACGGCGTCTATAAAGGCATCGACCGTGAAGTGCGTCTTGGCAGACAGGTTTACGTCGTTTATCCGCTCATCGAAGAATCAGAGAAAATGGACCTCAAAGCGGCGACGATCATGTACGAAGACCTGCGGACGAGCATTTTTCCGCAATATACGGTCGGGCTGCTTCACGGGAAGATGAAGCCGGCAGAGAAAGAAGAGATCATGAACGATTTTGTCGCGGGCAAACTCGATATTCTCGTTTCGACAACAGTCATTGAAGTTGGAGTGGATGTCCCGAATGCTTCGCTGATGGTCATCGAACATGCCGAGCGGTTTGGGCTATCGCAGCTTCATCAATTGCGAGGCCGTGTCGGTCGAGGAGCCGAACAGAGCTTTTGCGTGCTGCTGACTGATTTTAAAAAGACAGCGGTCGCAAAAGAACGTCTTGGCATCATGGAGGCAACTTCCGACGGCTTTAAGATCGCCGAAAAAGATCTTGAGATACGCGGACAGGGCGAGATACTTGGAACGCGGCAGTCGGGCATTCAGAATTTCCGTCTCGGCAACATCGTCCGCGACCTCGACATACTCGTCGCCGCGCGAAAGGAGGCAGAACATTACCTCACCGAACGACGACTTTCACCCGAAACATCAAAAATGGCTAAGATCGCCCGCTCGGATAGAAAAATGCGGCTAGGCGGCATCGGTTAA
- the rsmD gene encoding 16S rRNA (guanine(966)-N(2))-methyltransferase RsmD, producing MRVISGLYRGRVLKSPADNKTRPTSDRLRETLFNILVPRINDETRFLDLCAGTGAIGIEALSRGAAFVTFVDRSKKSCALIEENLDKLDVPESSTEILALDAENFTGREHTTGWDIAFFDPPYDSDYSIVVHEFGYNKTLLNDDGVLVVEHHSKKHMPDEVGQLRRWRILKQGETSLSFYEHA from the coding sequence ATGCGAGTGATCTCTGGCCTTTATCGCGGCCGCGTACTTAAAAGCCCGGCAGACAATAAAACGCGGCCCACGTCGGATCGCCTGCGTGAGACTTTATTCAATATCCTTGTTCCGCGTATAAATGATGAAACTCGATTCCTTGATCTATGTGCCGGAACTGGTGCGATCGGCATTGAGGCACTTTCTCGCGGCGCAGCTTTTGTGACATTTGTTGACCGTTCAAAAAAGTCCTGCGCGTTAATAGAAGAAAATCTCGATAAACTAGACGTTCCCGAATCAAGCACTGAAATCCTTGCCCTTGATGCCGAGAATTTTACCGGACGCGAACACACGACCGGTTGGGACATAGCTTTTTTTGATCCGCCTTACGACTCGGATTACTCGATCGTTGTTCATGAATTCGGTTATAACAAAACTTTGCTAAATGACGACGGAGTTCTCGTTGTCGAGCATCACTCAAAAAAGCACATGCCCGACGAAGTCGGCCAGCTTCGACGTTGGCGGATCCTAAAACAAGGCGAGACCTCTCTCAGCTTTTATGAACACGCCTGA